The genomic window CATCCTTTTACAGATTTGAAACTTCTCAGTTGTGTGACAATGAATGTCTTTTCCCACATCGAAGGAACAATCGGATTTCAGGAAAACCAAAATGTTTGAATCTTGTCAACGCGTCGCTCGATCGCATCGGAAGGACGATCTTCGCTTTGGACCCGTGAGCTACAGCCGAGGATCAAAGTACGCACGTACAAAATGAACGTTTCTGATTATGAGCAGAGCCACCCGAGTGAAAGTTTGGTAAACAGAGCCAAGGCCCACCTATAGCATCGTCTCGAACGTTGATATTACACAAAAACTCCTAATTGCACTTAACAGTTTTTTAGACTTATCGCCGATTGCAAGCACAGACGGCACAACGCGGGTAAGTCTATCGCCTTGTTCCTAtcctatttttctttttctccgaCTAGTGTTCTCGGTCGAAGAACGCAGGCTGTTGACACGGCTTGGAAACTTTGTTGTTCATCACGTTAAACATTCTTGATACTTGATTATTTTCTGCTTCTCTCTTCACTAATTAGGAAAACATAAATCTTGACCTAGATTCAAGCAGCTACCAGCTACTGCTACTCGTTCTATTCGTACGCGGAGTCTAACGCTAATTAAAAGGACAAACACCCACTGGCGATAGTTGCATAACTAGCGTAACAAGATTCGTCTCCCAACTAGCAAACAAggcgaaaatttcaaactgctCGAGCAACTTGTGTTTTCGAAAtaccaaaatttttatttcctacaAGACCGAGGTTAATCACTAATATTCGACCCCTGCAGGCTTGAAAATGACCAGATGAAACAGCCATCAACTacggtgtataaaataccgAGAAACTATTATTCGGTTCGAAAAGAAGGCGTGGCAAGCACGgttattataataacgatATCCATATTCGTACAAGGAGCGTATTtttggtacaaaaaaaaaacaaacttttatTAGTTTCAAATTAGTTAAATCGTTCGGTAGGTATATTAGTACATGGCACGTACAGAAAAACTTCTAAGctaagaaagaaaggaagaaaaaaaaaaaaacaaaaaaaaagaagaagcaatCATGAACTCAGATGTTACTGAAGTAAGTCCGCTGGGCGATTTCTGCCCCGCACAGACGACGCCTCACTCCTCGCTCTCAATCGTGGTGCTCTCGGGATGAGTCTTGGCCCATTCGATGGCTCTCGCAATGGCAAGAGGCACCGGCGGCGTTGTCGGGAAGAAGTCAGCCTCGGGCCGATATCCGTTTTCGTCAGCGACGTAGGTGAACGTTTTGGTTTTGCCGTCTTTGTCGACCCAGGTGACGGAGCCGCGTACAACCGTGACGTCGCTACCGTCGGCGATCTTCCTCACTATGCCTTCGACTCGTTCCGAGATTCCGTTGGCTGTTTTGAACTCGGACTTGAAGCTGCCGTCGGACTCCATGGACTGGGATTGGCTCAGAATAGCGATCGGAGTCGCCGTCGGGTCAACGACTTCGGCGACGGTGACCGCCATTATGGCGAAAAGGGTGAAAAGCTGTGGGGGGAAAACGGGTATTGATTGAGACTTGACGGGGAGTGTGTACGAATGGGAAGTGATTTTGCTAATTTCTTTGCGAGATTCAAATCAGTGATGAATTTTATCGTGAAAACTGTGAGAAATTTATCTTTCTACTCACGACGGTGTTCATG from Neodiprion lecontei isolate iyNeoLeco1 chromosome 1, iyNeoLeco1.1, whole genome shotgun sequence includes these protein-coding regions:
- the LOC107222813 gene encoding endocuticle structural protein SgAbd-6-like; this translates as MNTVLFTLFAIMAVTVAEVVDPTATPIAILSQSQSMESDGSFKSEFKTANGISERVEGIVRKIADGSDVTVVRGSVTWVDKDGKTKTFTYVADENGYRPEADFFPTTPPVPLAIARAIEWAKTHPESTTIESEE